The following DNA comes from Quercus robur chromosome 1, dhQueRobu3.1, whole genome shotgun sequence.
tctcgatttgtaagcggattagtttaaagtgggaaaaaattaagctgaaaatcgagttttaaagactcgatttccataaattgaataaaaatgccgctataggtctataaaacgtcactatagaacttaaaaacgccactatagaacTCCATAAATCCGTacttacgaaaaaaaaaatttcccaggaaaacgccgctatagggctttaaaacgtcactgaaAGGCTTAGAAACACCACtaaaggtgaaatttttttcgcatgaaactcgagtcttaaaaactcgagatctatgtggcctTTTCTagtatggatctcgagtttctaaaactcgagatgctactttcttttattgtttcaaacgttgtctaactaactatatacaaTGCTTTTGCATGGCTGTTTTGCACATTACCTCAAGCAAAGGAATCTTTGGATCTCAATTTAAAACAAACGGCTCATCAATCTCTCAAAATCGTAAATCCAATCAACACCGTCCATCCCATATCTGACGTCTCACAACTCCTAAAAACTCCCTTGCAATTCCCTTTTTTCTATAAACAGCAAATAAAAACACACCGcactttaattctttctcttCCTCGTTGGCTCAGCCAAGTTCGAGCCTCTTAAAAGTGAAGGAAAGGCTTTTATTACCACCACATAAAATTAGTTATTACTTTCCTCTATTATCAATGGCCTCTCCAGCCGTACTTCCAATCTCAAATCCCCAATCAACCGGCGAATCGCAACCGTCCACTACgacaacatcatcatcatcatcgccATCGCCATCGCCATCGCCGTACCTCAAAGTCAGAACCTTCCTCACGCGCCTGCTTGGCTACACGCGCCAGGCGCTCTCGAACCGCCGGCCTTGGATGGAGCTTGTGGACCGCACCGCGTTTTCGAGACCGGAGTCGCTCACCGAAGCCGCGTCGCGAGTACGCAAGAACTTCTCCTACTTCCGCGTGAACTACCTGACTCTACTCGCGCTCGTAGTCGCGGTCTCACTCCTCTCCCACCCTTTCACCCTCGTAATCCTCCTCTCCCTCCTCGCCGCCTGGCTCTTCCTCTACTCTTTCCGGCCGTCCGATCAGCCCCTCGTCATCATGGGCCGCACGTTCTCGGACTTCGAAACTCTTATCTGCTTGATAACGGTCACGGTGATCGTGATCTTTCTCACGAGCGTGGGGTCGTTGCTCATAACGGCCGGGATGGTTGGGATGGGGATCGTGTGTGCTCACGGCTCGTTTAGGCTTCCTGAGGATCTGTTTCTCGACGAACAAGAAACGTCGGGTGGTCCTGGCCTCTTCTCGTTCATTGGTGGCGCTGCCTCCTCCGCCGCCGCAGCTGCTGCAGCTGGGGGACCTAATATGATGTCGCGCGTTTGAACGCCCAGATCTGCGTTAATGTTTTGGATCAGATCCAGATCTACTATACGCGGCATGAATTGAACTTTaaagagttctttttttttttttttctttttttagcacTTGGGTAATTGTTTTATTTCttgagaagtttttttttttttttttgaatttgaatttgaatacaaatttgTTATTGTGCTAAATTTT
Coding sequences within:
- the LOC126727538 gene encoding PRA1 family protein B3-like, with amino-acid sequence MASPAVLPISNPQSTGESQPSTTTTSSSSSPSPSPSPYLKVRTFLTRLLGYTRQALSNRRPWMELVDRTAFSRPESLTEAASRVRKNFSYFRVNYLTLLALVVAVSLLSHPFTLVILLSLLAAWLFLYSFRPSDQPLVIMGRTFSDFETLICLITVTVIVIFLTSVGSLLITAGMVGMGIVCAHGSFRLPEDLFLDEQETSGGPGLFSFIGGAASSAAAAAAAGGPNMMSRV